One segment of Purpureocillium takamizusanense chromosome 7, complete sequence DNA contains the following:
- a CDS encoding uncharacterized protein (COG:S~TransMembrane:7 (o19-42i54-77o97-120i141-160o183-209i221-240o260-277i)~EggNog:ENOG503NWZG) translates to MSIYSDAPELWPFRRDKPTLLVCWWATSFCALMILLRIAGRFIRTERLFLEDRIAALALIPLIMRMACVHFILIFGTNNADFTNVDLTDTQIHQKSVASGLVLASRFFYAATLWILKLAILEFLRRLTGLTWERSHQTTLIAIRWILLVTFIVVIISDLAECQPFRLYWQVVPDPGGHCRQGYAQLITMASCNIFTDLLLVFFPIPIILRSQMSIKRKIQLVLLFSLSLPVVGVTIYRIPRTLEEQGRQQFRSLMASVELIFATAAANALVLGSFVRDRGVKKQKFRRNSAADSFDRSSGPRRPTFHRQWGSDEDLVRDVGLSIDPELRQRPMHTEGQYFAPAPMVPQAERNHSKQRGHAMHSDESLLQHEPLAKSNSTPGRSGLSFLDVGGLLDSSVGSSSGSYRRGSYTSSTPDPSSPRVAPPATVPAGTSGVRRGSTALLQDLGGLLSPLNTRSSKMRARNETELQPIPQSRSTNTTSSHKSEGMELMDPGGLLK, encoded by the exons ATGTCCATCTATTCAGATGCACCGGAGCTGTGGCCCTTCCGGCGCGACAAGCCAACGCTGCTTGTCTGCTGGTGGGCAACATCGTTCTGCGCTCTGATGATCCTGCTTCGGATAGCCGGTCGCTTTATTCGTACGGAGAGGCTGTTCCTCGAGGATAGAATCGCCGCTCTTGCGCTGATTCCGCTGATCATGCGCATGGCCTGCGTTCATTTCATTCTCATTTTCGGAACCAACAACGCCGACTTTACCAACGTGGATCTCACCGACACCCAAATACATCAGAAGTCCGTCGCCAGTGGTTTGGTCTTGGCCAGCCGCTTCTTCTATGCTGCGAC GTTATGGATCCTCAAGCTAGCCATCTTGGAGTTTCTGAGGAGGCTCACCGGCTTAACGTGGGAGCGGTCACACCAGACGACGCTTATTGCCATCCGCTGGATCTTGCTTGTCACCTTTATCGTCGTGATCATAAGCGACTTGGCCGAATGTCAGCCGTTTCGACTTTACTGGCAAGTGGTACCTGATCCAGGTGGCCATTGTCGACAGGGCTACGCTCAACTCATCACCATGGCCTCGTGCAACATATTCACCGATCTCCTCCTTGTCTTCTTTCCGATACCGATTATTCTACGAAGCCAAATGTCCATCAAAAGGAAGATTCAACTGGTGTTGCTCTTCTCCCTGAGTCTCCcagtcgtcggcgtcacgATCTACCGCATTCCCCGCACGCTCGAGGAACAGGGCCGGCAACAGTTTCGGTCCCTGATGGCCTCGGTGGAATTAATCTTTGCCACCGCGGCTGCAAATGCTCTAGTACTCGGCTCGTTTGTGCGAGACCGTGGTGTGAAGAAACAAAAGTTCCGGCGCAACTCGGCCGCTGACTCGTTCGATCGATCCagcgggcctcgacgaccaaCGTTTCACCGACAATGGGGCAGTGATGAGGACCTCGTCAGGGACGTTGGGCTAAGCATCGATCCTGAGCTTCGGCAGCGCCCAATGCATACCGAAGGCCAGTACTTTGCCCCAGCTCCGATGGTTCCGCAGGCCGAGAGGAATCACTCGAAGCAACGGGGCCACGCCATGCACAGCGATGAGTCACTGCTGCAGCACGAACCCCTTGCCAAGAGCAATTCAACGCCTGGGAGAAGCGGGCTCTCGTTTTTGGACGTGGGTGGGCTCCTGGACAGCTcggtgggcagcagcagtggcagcTATCGGAGAGGGAGTTATACATCGTCTACCCCCGacccgagctcgccgcgcgtTGCCCCTCCTGCTACGGTGCCTGCGGGGACCTCAGGAGTGCGCAGGGGTTCCACAGCCTTGCTGCAGGACCTGGGAGGACTCTTGAGCCCGCTCAATACTCGATCATCGAAGATGAGAGCTAGGAATGAGACGGAGCTGCAACCGATTCCTCAGAGCCGTTCAACGAACACGACAAGTAGCCACAAAAGCGAGGGTATGGAATTGATGGACCCTGGCGGCCTCCTCAAGTAA
- the RPB5 gene encoding DNA-directed RNA polymerases II 24 kDa polypeptide (RNA polymerase II subunit 5) (COG:K~EggNog:ENOG503NVDE~BUSCO:EOG09264904) has product MDDSLPNDAKSKEVVRLWRAWRTVHEMVADREYELAEEEVNISLDRFRDEYCNPDGSINRGKLQFSARPSDSMLRKNTPAPTAANPDPVPDCGPVWVEFLTDKQFGVAQIRQFAKHTITNNYKTGIMVTHVPLSPAARKSLASVENLAKIECFLEDDLLVNITHHELVPRHVLLSREEKAALLKRYRLKETQLPRLLQKDPVARYLGLKRGQVVKIIRVSETAGRYASYRLCV; this is encoded by the exons ATGGACGACTCGTTGCCCAACGACGCCAAGTCGAAGGAGGTGGTCAGGCTGTGGCGCGCCTGGAGGACGGTGCACGAGATGGTCGCCGATAGG GAGTACGAGCTCGCAGAGGAGGAAGTCAACATCTCCCTAGACCGGTTTCGCGACGAGTACTGCAACCCGGACGGTTCCATCAA CCGTGGCAAGCTTCAGttctccgcccgccccagcgACTCGATGCTCCGCAAGaacacgcccgcgcccacggccgccaaccCGGACCCTGTGCCCGACTGCGGCCCCGTCTGGGTCGAGTTCCTCACCGACAAGCAgttcggcgtcgcccagaTCCGCCAGTTCGCCAAGcacaccatcaccaacaacTACAAGACGGGCATCATGGTCACCCACGTgcccctctcccccgccgcccgcaagtCTCTCGCCAGCGTCGAGAACCTCGCAAAGATTGAGTgcttcctcgaggacgacctgctcgtcaACATCACCCACCATGAGCTCGTGCCCCGCCACGTCCTCCTCTCGCGCGAGGAAAAGGCCGCCCTGCTCAAGCGCTACCGCCTCAAGGAGACGCAGCTGCCCCGCCTGCTGCAGAAGGACCCCGTCGCGAGGTATCTCGGCCTCAAGCGCGGGCAGGTCGTCAAGATCATCCGCGTCAGCGAGACAGCTGGCCGCTATGCCAGCTACAGGCTCTGCGTGTAg
- the BFR1 gene encoding multicopy suppressor of BFA (Brefeldin A) (COG:S~BUSCO:EOG09264HOY~EggNog:ENOG503NY6E) codes for MAETAAAPQAPAAESTQSTRPTRPDENAFKEALVKAEKAHKASMDKLNAVKAKIEIAMPNKNKDQPSPTQKRRQELIAQANEIRQKQAGGKSARTSKLDQIKRLDEQVRSRIAEQKNAKAKVPYKSAEDIDRQIATLDAQVNSGTMKLVDEKKALSDISSLRKMRKNFGQFDDSQKQIDELRNKIKEIKDGMDDPEQKAMSEQYSKIQAELDAIKAEQDEAYKGINSLRDERSKLQAEQQEKYTAIKKLKDDYYGQKKAYAAHERAAREKQRERREAEHKQYLLEKKKANAERVLAEASDPAYLEEIRRANSLLQFLDPTHKTEKGPLMAASGLSAQAQRTVDEAGLKGTKLLRKEDREDEYLPAVKKGKKGKKGGASAAAAKTFNCPPSVVEDCAFIGVEPPMSSEDVSGVIEKVKAKLDHWKNDQETQTKRNIEKAKKELERLEKDEVNGVNGGDKVEEVTAAVKDASIEDKKEEA; via the exons ATGGCCGagaccgctgccgccccccaGGCCCCTGCGGCCGAGTCGACTCAGTCCACCCGCCCGACTCGCCCCGACGAGAATGCCTTCAAGGAGGCTCTTGTCAAGGCTGAGAAGGCGCACAAGGCGTCCATGGACAAGCTG aacgccgtcaaggccaagatCGAGATCGCCATGCCgaacaagaacaaggaccagcccagcccgaccCAGAAGCGCCGCCAGGAGCTCATCGCCCAGGCCAACGAGATTCGCCAGAAGCAGGCTGGCGGCAAGAGCGCCCGCACCTCCAAGCTCGACCAGATCAAGCGcctggacgagcaggtcCGCAGCCGCATTGCGGAGCAGAAGaacgccaaggccaaggtccCCTACAAGAGCGCCGAGGACATTGACCGCCAGATCGCCACCCTCGATGCCCAGGTCAACTCCGGCACCAtgaagctcgtcgacgagaagaaggccCTGTCTGACATCTCCAGCCTCCGAAAGATGCGCAAGAACTTTGGCCAGTTTGACGACTCCCAGAAGCAGATTGACGAACTGCGCAacaagatcaaggagatCAAGGACGGCATGGACGACCCGGAGCAGAAGGCCATGTCCGAGCAGTACTCCAAGATCCAGGCCGAGTtggacgccatcaaggccgagcaggacgaggccTACAAGGGCATCAACAGCCTTCGCGACGAGCGCTCCAAGCTGCaagccgagcagcaggagaaGTACACCGCcatcaagaagctcaaggacgatTACTACGGCCAGAAGAAGGCCTACGCGGCCCACGAGCGCGCGGCTCGCGAgaagcagcgcgagcgccgcgaggccgagcacaAGCAGTACTTgctcgagaagaagaaggccaatGCCGAGCGCGTccttgccgaggccagcGACCCGGCCTACCTCGAGGAGATTCGCCGCGCCAACTCGCTCCTACAGTTCCTTGACCCCACTCACAAGACGGAGAAGGGCCCtctcatggccgccagcggcctGAGCGCCCAGGCTCAGCGAACTGTTGATGAGGCAGGCCTCAAGGGCACCAAGCTCCTCCGCAAGGAGGACCGTGAGGACGAGTACTTGCCTGCCGTtaagaagggcaagaagggcaagaagggtggtgccagcgccgccgcggccaagacCTTCAACTGCCCTCCCTCCGTCGTTGAGGACTGCGCCTTCATTGGCGTGGAGCCTCCCATGAGCAGCGAGGATGTCTCGGGAGTTATTGAGaaggtcaaggccaagctcgACCACTGGAAGAACGACCAGGAAACCCAGACTAAGCGC AACATtgagaaggccaagaaggagcttGAACGCCTCGAGAAGGACGAGGTcaacggcgtcaacggcggtgacaaggtcgaggaggtcactgccgccgtcaaggatGCCTCCATCGAGGAtaagaaggaggaggcgtaA
- a CDS encoding uncharacterized protein (EggNog:ENOG503P2HY), with translation MYTREAKEKPQRKTVIKMDPNCAICNAPATLACDCEAKGLEMAVRQAEDRMMRSIYSDIRSWVRAHAQDYVLEYFRLLAERRKNAHSAHLDQISAHAFYHYNAPPHPNQIADAQALLKRGIDEDWQASVQRYPEVLEYYFGLVELTLPADDEPAVKDPPLSALNGGSRKAIRRAGTEDESSSSSRAGGSGPFPAARGPLPPAFGDRDMTVDRRNTTRRDRRPMTSRVSHPPAPFYAPYP, from the exons ATGTACACTAGAGAAGCCAAGGAGAAACCGCAACGCAAAACCGTCATCAAGATGGATCCCAACTGCGCCATATGCAACGCCCCGGCTACGCTAGCATGTGACTGTGAAGCCAAGGGGCTCGAAATGGCTGTCCGCCAGGCCGAGGACCGCATGATGCGCTCCATCTACTCCGATATCAG ATCCTGGGTGCGCGCCCATGCCCAAGACTACGTACTCGAGTACTTTCGACTTCTCGCTGAGCGCCGAAAGAATGCGCATTCGGCACACCTCGACCAAATATCGGCCCATGCGTTCTACCACTACAACGCTCCACCCCATCCCAATCAAatcgccgacgcccaagCTTTACTCAAGCGCGGCATCGATGAGGACTGGCAGGCGTCGGTTCAGCGTTACCCCGAAGTTCTTGAGTACTACTTTGGTCTAGTGGAGCTCACgctccccgccgacgacgagccagcTGTAAAGGATCCTCCTCTGAGTGCACTGAACGGTGGCAGTCGCAAAGCCATAAGGAGAGCTGGCACCGAAGACGagagctccagcagcagtcgTGCTGGTGGAAGTGGGCCCTTCCCGGCTGCGAGGGGCCCGCTACCGCCCGCCTTTGGTGATAGGGACATGACGGTAGACAGGCGGAACACGACTCGACGGGATAGGAGACCGATGACATCCAGGGTATCGCACCCTCCCGCACCATTCTACGCTCCGTACCCCTAA